The Nitrosarchaeum sp. genomic sequence TACGTTAATTTCTCTTCTAAGTAAAGCTATACTTCTTGCAACAGATATTTTTTCATCAAAAACTTCATCTTCAAGATCATCTAAATTTGCAATCACTTTTCTTGATATGTGTAAGAGTTCATCCACTAGAATGTCTACTATTTCATGGAGAAGATATTCTGCAGATTTTCCTAGTATTCTTTCTTTTCTGTGTGCATCTAAATCGTTTTTACAAATATTTACTAAATCTACTAATGGCTTTAAATCTCCTTGATGAACCGTTATTAGAAAATCTTTTCCGATGAATATTGATAACTGACTGTTTCTTGAAATCCCTGGCTGTCTTAATAGCGATGGAAAATGTAATATCACAAAAAAATGATCCTGATAACTATCTAGTTTTGGAAGTTCAGATTTAGTCATACAGTCTTCAATGTTTAATGTATTCAAACGGTATGTTTCAGCTAGTTTTTCAATATCGCTTCTATCTGGATTTTGTAAATCAATCCACAAAAATCTCTTACCCTCAACGGTTTCAATTTTTCTTTCTACAGGTACCGCTTGTGGTTTTTTCCCAACATGTAGTCTATTAGTAATGAATCCTTTTTTCAAGTTGAATGGTAACTCGATTTAACAAATTTAAAGCGATCGCTTATTTTACTCATTTTTTATAATTCGCATGAATTTGATTCTTTTCTAGATTTTTATGCTATTTCCATGGAAGGAAGAAATTGACGCCAATCCATGTGAGCCCAATTGTTATTCCCATAGCTATCCACCAAAATCTCATGACTATAAATTCTGTTAGTTAATAATAAATCTACAGGCTAAATTTCAATGAGATAAATCAAAGATTATTACGGGATAAACAATTTTTTATTCTTGTGGCCCTCGTAGTACAGTGGCTAGTATAGGGGACTGTGGATCCCCGGACAGGGGTTCGATTCCCCTCGAGGGCCTACAAATTTTATGATTTTAACCTACAATTTTTCGTGCAATTCTGTCATGACATGAGCATTTACAAAATCTGTAAAAATTTCCATCATGTTCTGAATTGCAAGTATTGCAACCTTTACCTTCTGCCATTTTTGCAGTTTTTATAATTGTGATATTTTTATTTTTTGGTACATTAATTTTTAAAAAATACCATATTTGCTTGATTCCATTTCTTCTTTTATTGCCAGCTTAAATCTAGGTATTTTACCTTCCAAATTATTTGTAAGCCATGAGAGAAATTTTTTTTCTAAACCCTTCCCTTTGAATTTATCAAAATCACTTCCCATCTGATCAGCTAGCTTTTCTACTAATGTTTTATTAACACTCACAACAAAAAAGTGCCATCCAAAAGCAAATTCCGAATCTGTCATAACAAAATCATCTTGACTGTGAACCATCTCTTCCAAAAGTGAAAGCTGGTTTGTTATTGCTTTACTTGTTTTATCATAATCTATTGTAGACACATTAATGTTAATTCTATCTATCATGATTCTATATGATTTACATAAAATAAAAGGATTACACAAATTATTTTAACAGATGTTCAAAATCAATATTGAAATGGATTTTCATTATATCTATGTAAGTTTTAATGGATTCCGGGACTTGCTCCCCGCATGACACTCCTAAATTCTTTGCGTTAATCCAAATTATTAGAGTTTGAATAATTGTCAAAAATCTATCATTTTTAATTTCTGGAATACTAATAGCCTTTGTATATCTCTCAGCAAATTCCCACGCTGTTACAAAATCTACACATTTAACTCCAAAAACTGCCAATATTTGTTCTTGTAAACTATCTGCTTTTTTAAAAGGAACTAAATTAATTATGTATGGAAATTTTACTTTCTCAGGAAGACAATCAGGTAGTGGCCCCCAAATTGTAATTATTCTTGTGCCTGATTTTAGATCTTTAAATTTATTCATCATATTATTGATGATATCTTCATTTGTAAACCAAAACAAAATTGCGGTAGCATCAGAAATGTCCACATTTTGTATGTCATCACAAATTAATTTACCTTGTATCTTATTTTTATCTAGACTATCTTTTGCTAGTTTAATTTTATCTGGATTGTTATCAACACCTACAGCTTTTCTCACCTGATATTCTTTCAATGCTATGGAGATTCCAGTTCCATCTCCACATCCAAGATGATAAAAAATATCATTTTTTTCTAATTTTAAAAAATTAAAAATGTCTCTAAATGTTTTCTCTGGTAATTGAACTTCTTCTCCACTAACTATGCTTTCTGGTAATGATTTGAGATATTCTTCTATTTTCAATATTATGATTAAAACTATACTTTAATTATTCTCTTATGCTCTCAAGTTTTGAAACTGCTTGCCATAACTGTGTTCTTACATATGAGGGCATGTTTGGATCTTGTGTAACATCATCAAGTAAACTTATTGTATTGTTTGCTCTTACTGACAATGAATATTCTTCATTATTTAACTCCACTATCAAATCTGTAATTGATTTTTTTATTGTCTTTGGCGTTGAATGACTTGTAGCAATTTGATTTAATGTTTCAATTGCTTCTTTCATTGATTCTTTGTTTTGTTTTTCATCAGCCATTTTTTACACCATTTAATGTTAATTTGAGGTATATAGTCACATCTCTAGAAATATGTTATCTGACTCTACTGATACGTTATATGATGCTACATCTCTAATTTTAGCTGGGAATTTCACTAATTTACCAGTTTTGCAATCAAATTGGGCTCCATGCCACCCACAAATTACATTACATCCATCTAATTTTCCCTCTGAGAGACTTGAACCTGAATGAGTACATGAATCATCCATGGCACAATAAGTACCATCAACATTTGCAACCATTATCTCTTTACCGTCAATTGAAACTTTAATCATTTTTCCAGGAGGAACATCAGCTGTTTTTCCGGCTATAATTTTACCCATTATCGTTTTTAATCAATCATTCTTAATATTTTTTCGTATATGTGTACGATAAGAAATGCAGTTGATTCAGATAAATCTGTAATACTGAACTTTTGTCATAATACTTTTTCATGGGGTGATTATATTCAAGATGTCTGGAATTCTTGGTTGTCTGAAGGTAATTTATTCATTGTAGATAAAGAACATCCAATTGGTATAACTCATGCATTTTTCTCTAAAAATCAAGTATGGATTGAAGGTATTAGAATTAATCCAGATTTTCGTAGACAAGGTTTAGCTAAAAAATTAGTTCAACATATAGAATTAATTGCCAAAGAAAAACAAATTCCATTCTCTTTTATGTTGATCGATATTGAAAATTATGCATCTCTTTCAATGGCAAAAAATCTTGGTTATGGTATATTTCAAACCTGGAATTTTTATTCACTTATTCCTCAGATTAATAATAGTCATGAAATTCAATTTGGCAATAATTTTGATCAATCAAAAATTCCTCATTATATAAAATCTTGGAGATGGTTACCTTTAGATAAAAAAATCATACTGTATTTTTACAAACAAAATAAAATAATTTTTTCAGATAAATCTGGTCCAATTTCTATTGCAGTTCTAACTGATTCTGAGCATTTTGATAAAATTTTGATTGTAACTTTAATTTCTGGATCACTATCAAATACATTAGACCTAATTTCATACATACAAAACTATGGAGCAGAAAACAAATATCAAAAAATACAAATTTTAACTAGAGCTAAATTATCTAAAATAAATACATTAGAACACAAAATTACATTTAATCTAATGAAAAAATCTGTGGGCTAACTCTCATTTACAAATCTGATTGTATTTTTTAAAATACCCAAATTCTCAATTTCCATCTCTACTTTATCTCCATTTTTAAGAAATACTGCATTTGGTTTGTTAAGCATTACCCCTGCTGGAGTTCCAGTTGAAATAATGTCTCCTTTTTCTAGAGTCATTACCTTACTTAATCTAGAAACTATTTCTGGTATTTTTATGAACATATTATTTGTAGATGAATTCTGTCGTAATTCTCCATTAATTTTGGTTGTCAATTTTAAGTTCTGTGGATCTTTGATTTCATCTGCTGTTGTTATCCATGGTCCAGATGGTGCAAATGTATCAAAACTTTTTCCTCTAGTGAATTGCTTGTCTTTAAACTGAATATCGCGTGCAGATACATCGTTTAGTATCATATATCCAAATATTGCATCTACAGCTTGCTTTTCATTTATATTTTTACAATTTTTACCTATAATCAAAGCTAATTCAACTTCGTAATCCAACTGTGTAACAAAGTCTGGGCAAACTATGTCAGAACCTGTACCGTTTAAAGCAGTTCTAGGTTTTAGAACTATTGCAGGTTCATCTGGTGGTGATAAATTCTGTTCTTTTGCATGATCTATATAATTAAAAGCCAAACATATGATTTTGTTTGGATTTGGAATTGGACTTAATAATTTAAAATTTGATAGGCTTTCTTCGTATGATAAAGTATCAATTTTATTTTTAATCTCATCAAACCATCCATCAAAAAGAAAATCTTTGATACTTTGAGGAATTGGAACTCCTGTTTGATAAGTAATTTCATCCTTTGTTGCAACTTTATCTCCTTTTACAAAACCATATGTCTCATTATTTTCATGAACTAATCTTGCTATTTTCATAATCTTATCACTTACTTGTGTGTAAAAATCGCCTGATTTTGTGAATCTTTTCTACAATATCCAAATCTAACAAATTGTATTTCTTCACCATCTTTTAATTCTAAATAATGGGGTTCTGTATAAACCTCTAATTCTTCTAAACTATCTTCATTAAATTTTTCATCAATAAACAATTGTTTTGGAATAAGAATTTTGATCATATGGGCATTTTTCTGTGGAATCCATTGTATTTTTTGTATCTCTGAATTAGATTCACCTTCTGTAAATTCTCCTACTAACTCTCCATTGTTTTTTGATATCTTGATGTTGCCTAATCCTAATAATCTGATTTGAGTGCCTTTCATATTTTCAGCATCTTCTCCCGAAATGTAGAAATTCTCATCAATGTTGATTTTTCTTTTACCCATATCTTTTATTGGATGATTTGAAATTTCTACAAAAGAAAATGGGATTTTTTTAATTGTAAGTTTTTTTGGTCTGCTTACCATGAATAATCTAATACTGTCGGCGTCAACAAATTTTCTGTTAAATGATTCAAGAGCATCAAACGGTGCTAATGTATTTGCTTTAGTTAATCCTAATGATAAGATGAATTTTTTTATTGCTTCTGGTTTAATTCCCCTTCTTCTAAGTGATTCTAAAGTAGGTAATCTTGGATCATCATACCATGATACTTTACCTTCTTCAATCAATGGTTTGAGAATTCTTTTTGATATTGGCATTCCTTTGAATTCAAGCCTAGAAAAGAAGTCCTGATATGGTTTTCGCATATTTAGTGCATCTAAAATAGCATCTATTAGCTCTTTTCTTAATTCAAATTCCTTTGAACGAAATGCATGAGTTACACCATCAATACTATCCTCTATTGCAACAGCAAAATCATAACTTGGCCAAACTCGATATTTGTTTCCAAGTGTGTAATGCTTTTCTTCTATTATTCTAAACAATACAGGATCTCTCATTACTGCATTATCTGCTTTCATATCTCCTCGAAATCTTACAATTGCATCTCCAGGCTTAAATTTGCCAAACATTTTCTCCCATCCTTTATTGCTTTGTTTAATGTCTCCTCTACTACATTTACAAGCTATACGTTCCCGTCTATTTTCACTAATATCCTCTCTTTTACAAGTGCAAACGTAAGCTTTTCCAGAATTAATTAATTCTATACCTTTTTCATAAAATATCTCCATATCATCTGAAGTATTTTTTATCACATCAAATTTTATTCCTAACCAGTCTAATCCAACTTTAATTGCAGCATGATATTCCATTCTTTCAGCTTCTGGATTAGTATCATCCATTCTTAAAATGAATTTTCCGCCATACATTTTTGCATATTCTGCATTAATGATAGCTGCTTTAGCATGTCCTATGTGTGGATATCCATTAGGTTCTGGTGGAAATCGAGTAACTACTTTTCCATGTTCCGCATTTTTTAGTAGAGGAAGTCCTTCTCTTTCTTCAGTTTTCTCCTTTGGGATTAAAATATCTGGGAAACTTTCTTCAATTATTTTTTTTTGCTCTTCAAATGATAATTGATTAATTTCAGAAACAATTGTCTTAATCTCTTCAGATATTTCTTTTACTCTTGTTCTAAACTCTGGTTTTGTTCCTAGGATCTTTGCTAATACAATTTTATCCTGAGTTTTTCCTTCATGTTCAAATGCATTTTGTAAAGATATTTTTCGAATCTCTTTTCTTGTCTCTTCGTCCAAAGTATCTACCTATGTCTTGCTGTTTACATCGCCTTTTTTATACTCTATCTGATTTTAGGTATTTTTCAATATTTTTCACGTACAGAAAAAAATCTTGGTTTATTCTAAAATTCAATATTATTTCATTTTCTGTATAGGAATTTCTACTAATTTACACTTAGAGTCAATTAACATACATTGTGAATGAATTTGCTCAACAGTGATAAATCCGCATTTATGACAAAAAAATTCATTTTCTTTCTTACAAACACTGCATTTTTTATTTACTTCTAGTGTTTCACCACACTTTCTACACGAATCCATTCTCATTAATTTTCTAACATCTTTGAACTACATTATACTTGGTAAGCTAACAAGCTTACTTGTATGATCTATAATTTACCCTGTTCTATAATCTGCTAATTGTATATCATAATCATGACAACAAAACTTGTTCAGGAAACCAATACCTGGAACAAAATGGTTCATGCCCCATTCAAAAAAGTCGTAAAATTCGATCTAATTTGTATGGGCCTTGGAATCATGATGGGTATTGGAATAGGTGCTTACTTGGTTGCAGGAGTATAACCTCCTCACCAAATTTTTTATGTAATGCAACATATGATGATTATTGAATTTTGATCAAAAATTTGATATCTGAATAAGAATGATCTGTATAAAATAGAAAAACCTGAAATTACTAAAATAATCGCAAAATATCTGCAATTATTTTTAACTAGCCATAAAGATGATTAATTGATGGCTGATCTCATTGATAAAACTGCAAACTATGTTTTAGATCTTGCTAGCCCTCAAAGGCTTAATATTTTATTTAAATTATTAAGTAAAGATTCTACTCCTACTGAAATTGCAAAGGAATTAGAATCAACCAAGCAAGAAGTTCATAGAAATTTTATTAGATTAGAGGAAAGTGGTCTTATTGAGAAAAAAAATAACGGAAAATATAGTACTACTACATTTGGAGAAACAGTTTGCACACAAGTTCCAACAATAGTATTCTTTTCCCAAAATAGAAAATATTTTGAAGAACATACATTTATTGACATTCCTTACAAATTTAAAATTCGATGTGGACAGCTTGCAGTAAGTCAACATGTTAAAGGTATATCAAAAGTTTTGGAACAATGGAAGACAATTTATAAAAATTCTAGGGAGTACATATATGAAATATTATCTGAAGCTCCTTTGGATCTTATTGAGCCTCTAGTTAAACAAATTAAAAAAGGAATTAAATTTCAGTATATCTTCTCTGAATCCACAGTAGTTCCTAAAGGAAGAAAGGATTTATTGAAAAAATTAGGATTTAGCAATCTTATTGAAAAAGGATTGATAGAAAGAAAAATGGCAAAAAATGTTCAGACTGTAATAGTTCTAAATGAAAAAGAGGCATGTGTTTTATTTCCTAAAAATGACGGTGAATCAGATCTTACTGAAATGTTTTATAGTGATGATCCTATGTTTCATGAATGGTGTCTTGATTATTTCCGATTTTGTTGGTATGGTTCAGATGAATTCATTGAGAGTAAGTTAAAAGAATGATTTTGTACTCATTTTCACATAATTTACATCATATCATTTTTTTGTAGGGATGAATTATCCTGTATAATGTCTAATGATATTATGAAATCATTAATTATAATGATTCAAAATAACTATGGAGATGCTGACATTTTATTAAGGATTTTAAATAGTCTTAAAAATGAGAAGTCATTATTTCCACCAGACAAGGAATATCTGGATATTATTTTGCAAAAATATTTTCCCAATGAAAAATTTTGAATTTTAAATGAGTAAATTATCTTGCTAAGATAGATTTTTTTTAAATCTACACGCTTCTTTTTACTACAAAATCTAAAAGATCTATTAATTCTGTTTTAGCAGTACCTGAATAATTTGAAAGCGATTTTTTTGCCATTTCTGCATAATGTAAAGCCTGCCTTCTTACCTCTTTCTCTATTCCAAGTGATCGAATAACATCTACAGCTTTTTCTAGCTCATTTTTACTTGCTTTTGGATTTCCAAATGCTTTTAGAATCATTTTTCTATCTTCGCCTTTTGCTAGTTTTATTGCCATGAGGATTGGAAGTGATTTTTTACCTTCTCTAAGATCATTACCGACCGGTTTTTTTGTAATCTTTGAATCTCCCATTACACCAATAAGATCATCTGTAATTTGAAAAGCAATTCCTAAATTCTTACCAAAATTTGATAAATTTGAAATATCTTTTTGATTACCTGTTGCACAAATTGCACCCATCGAACAAGACACATCAAATAATGCAGCAGTTTTTTTACCAATCATTGCGATATACTCGTTTTGTGTAGGGATCCTTTTTTCTTCAGCCATTTTTACATCTAATAACTGCCCTTCGCATACATCTACACATGCCTTTGCCAATCTGGAAACTAATTGAACTATTGCATCGTTGGATAATTTTGCATCTGAAATAATTTGATATGCTTTTGAAAATAATACATCTCCAGCTAGTATTGCAATTGGCATTCCAAATTTTTTATGCACTGTAGGCACTCCGTGACGCATTTCATCATTATCCATAATGTCATCATGAACTAAAGTAAAGTTATGTATCATTTCTACTGCACTAGCAGCAGGTATTGCAATTGTTGTACTGCCTCCTAATATTTGACAACTCTTCATTACCATGTGAGGTCTGAGTCTTTTTCCTCCGTGGATGATGAGATGTGATGCTGCATCATATAGCATTTTAGGATCTCCTTTTATCTTAGAATTTAGATATCTATTGACAATTTTTGCATTTTTTTCAATCGAGTTTGTTTTTTTCATATTATCAATCTCCATTTATCATCTGGAAGATGATTTTGTATTGCTTTTTTCAATTCTGTTTGCAAATCTGAATTAATCCAAGATGATAAAATATCTTTATATTTTTCTAACATTTTATTTTCAGACCTGTCTAGAAATATCAATGCAATTAACATCCATGGACAATAAATTTTTGGATTGTTTTTAATTTCAGAAAGAAGTTCAGATGCTGAAATCCATTTTATTTCATCTATTTCTCCTTCTATCATTTTAAATTTAGTTGATTCATCAACAATCCCAATTAGAGTCCCACAAATTTCGTTCTCAGAACCAATATTTTTGTAAGGTACATGATATTCAAACTTCATTAAATAATCCATTTTACAAGAAATGCCAACTTCTTCCGGCATTCTTCGCTCAGCTGACGATATGTATGTCTCACCTTCTCTTGGATGACTAGCTACTGTTCCATCCCAATCTTCTGGCCATAGCATTTTTTCTTTTGCTCTTCTTGTTAGAACTAATCTTCCATTTTTATCAAATAGCAAGGCTGTAAATGCTCTATGAAGTTTTCCATTTGGTAAATGGCATTTTACCTTTTCTTCAGAACCTATAGGATTATCGTTTTCATCAACCAAAATTACATATTCATCAGACATTTTTTTTACCTCTGAACAATGTTCCTTCATACTTGTTGTTTTTAACCGCTTTCACTATTCTTTCTGGTTTGTTACCGTTTACAAAAAAAACATTCATTCCCATTTTTGCAATGTTAGATGCTTCATCTACCTTTCTAGTCATTCCCCCTGTCACATCCATTTTGTTTTCAGAAATTTTAGGATTTTCTCCTTTTAACTCATAAATTAATTTTTTAGTTTTTAGATCTGAGTATAACCCATCTTCATTTAAAGCAAAAATTACTAATCTTGGTTTTAAAATTTTTGCTAAGTGAGTCATTATTTTATCTCCTGATAAAATGTATGTTTTCTTATTTCCATGCCAAAGTGCATCTCCATACGTGATTGGTATTAATCCCGATTTTGCAATTTCAGTTATTTCTTTTACTTTTTTTATCACTGGGATGTTCTTTGACATGAAATCTGTTGGAGGAAGAGAGTATGGATTCATCTTATTTTTTACAAATGCATTTAATATGATTTTGTTAAGATCAATCATTGAATTTTTAACTACAGCAACTCCATGCATATCATATTTTTTTGGTTTAGTATGCATGTCATATTTTACAGACCAATAATGCCCAAATGATCCTCCTCCATGAACAATAATTATTGGTTCATTAATTTTCTTCAAATTTTTAGCAATGTTTTCAACAACTTTTTTTCTGGGACTGAGTGGTTTTTCTTTATTTGTGATAATAGAACCTCCTAATTTTATGAGAATCATGCAGTCACCAAATATCTAGTCCATTAAAAAGTATCCAATCCTTTAAAATCAATTTTTACAGAAAAGCATTCATAGTCTTTCATCTTTAATTCTGAAATAATTTTTTCTAAATTTGATTCATCAGATAAAGCAATAATACATCCACCTCCACCTGCACCCGTAATTTTTGCCCCAAATGACGAATTTTCTGCTATTTTTATCATTTTTCGTAATTTTTCATTAGAGATGCCTATCATTTCTAAAAATTCTTGATTGTCCTTCATACATTTACCCAATCCCTGTAAATCATTGTTTTTTAACATGATGCTAACACGATTTACTAACTCTAATTCTTTTTGGCACATAATGGAAAATTTTTCTTCATTTTTTTCTTTGAATTGTTTAACATTTGACACAACCACCTCTGTTGAATGCTCAATGTTAGAATTTGCAATAACGAGGTGAAAGTTTGGTTCAGATTTAATTTGAGAGAATCCTTTTTCCTTATCGTACTCCATCAGTCCACCAAACGTACAAACTGTGCAATCTGCTCCTGATGTATTTTGAAAAATTGTTCTTTCTGCTTCTATGGCTAACTCTAAAATTTTATCTTTATTGGTTTTCTCAAATAATTTGGATATTGCAGCTGCACCTGCTACGCAACATGCAGATGATGATCCTAATCCTACTCCCGTCGGAATTTCTGATTTTACATAAATCTTAATTCCCTCTGATTGATTGTGTTTTTTAATCATTTTATTTGCTAAATATACAAATGGTTTTAATGGCGAACTTATTTCATTCATTGATTTATTGGGTGAAACTTCTAATTCTCCGATGTTTGATTTAATTATAATTTTGTTTTCAGGAATTCTTTCAGCAGTGACTATAACTCTTTTATCAATAGCACAAAGAATTGCTTTTATTCCATACACAACAAAATGTTCTCCAAAAAGAATGACCTTTCCAGGTGCAGAAGCTTTAGAAATCAAGTGAAAATGATCGACCCATATCCAACAACAGAACTCTTATCTCCTGAAATATCTCCACTTGTGGCATATTTTAATAGCTCTCCTTTTGTTGCACCGATCTCTTTACATGCAATCATTGTTGATGCGATGGCACCATATCCACATGCACTAATGTCTCTTTTATGTAAAACATCATAAAATCTATCTACATCTAACTCTAAAATAGGCTCAATTAATGCTGAATCTTGTTCATGTGCAAACTCGTTAGACTCGTAATGTGTAAAATCTGAAGAACCTATGATCATGACTTTGTTTTTCTGAGCTATTTTTGCCACGGCAGTACCCACTTTAATTGCAATTTCTTTACTCTGATTTATTAAAGCAATGGGAACTATTTTGAAATTTGCTGCAATCTCTTGTAACATTGGAATTTGTACTTCAAGACTGTGTTCTCTTGAATGAGAAAAATTATCTATTTCAATTACATCTGTTAATTTTGAAATCTCTTCTGTAATTTCAGAATCCACTTCGACTTCTCCTAGAGGTGTTTCCCATTTAGTATCTATCATTGTTGCTACACTACTTCCTATTCCCCAATGATTTGGTCCTATGATGATGAATAGATCTGGTAGGTCTGAAGAT encodes the following:
- the gltX gene encoding glutamate--tRNA ligase, producing the protein MDEETRKEIRKISLQNAFEHEGKTQDKIVLAKILGTKPEFRTRVKEISEEIKTIVSEINQLSFEEQKKIIEESFPDILIPKEKTEEREGLPLLKNAEHGKVVTRFPPEPNGYPHIGHAKAAIINAEYAKMYGGKFILRMDDTNPEAERMEYHAAIKVGLDWLGIKFDVIKNTSDDMEIFYEKGIELINSGKAYVCTCKREDISENRRERIACKCSRGDIKQSNKGWEKMFGKFKPGDAIVRFRGDMKADNAVMRDPVLFRIIEEKHYTLGNKYRVWPSYDFAVAIEDSIDGVTHAFRSKEFELRKELIDAILDALNMRKPYQDFFSRLEFKGMPISKRILKPLIEEGKVSWYDDPRLPTLESLRRRGIKPEAIKKFILSLGLTKANTLAPFDALESFNRKFVDADSIRLFMVSRPKKLTIKKIPFSFVEISNHPIKDMGKRKINIDENFYISGEDAENMKGTQIRLLGLGNIKISKNNGELVGEFTEGESNSEIQKIQWIPQKNAHMIKILIPKQLFIDEKFNEDSLEELEVYTEPHYLELKDGEEIQFVRFGYCRKDSQNQAIFTHK
- a CDS encoding class I SAM-dependent methyltransferase, translating into MKIEEYLKSLPESIVSGEEVQLPEKTFRDIFNFLKLEKNDIFYHLGCGDGTGISIALKEYQVRKAVGVDNNPDKIKLAKDSLDKNKIQGKLICDDIQNVDISDATAILFWFTNEDIINNMMNKFKDLKSGTRIITIWGPLPDCLPEKVKFPYIINLVPFKKADSLQEQILAVFGVKCVDFVTAWEFAERYTKAISIPEIKNDRFLTIIQTLIIWINAKNLGVSCGEQVPESIKTYIDIMKIHFNIDFEHLLK
- a CDS encoding polyprenyl synthetase family protein; the encoded protein is MKKTNSIEKNAKIVNRYLNSKIKGDPKMLYDAASHLIIHGGKRLRPHMVMKSCQILGGSTTIAIPAASAVEMIHNFTLVHDDIMDNDEMRHGVPTVHKKFGMPIAILAGDVLFSKAYQIISDAKLSNDAIVQLVSRLAKACVDVCEGQLLDVKMAEEKRIPTQNEYIAMIGKKTAALFDVSCSMGAICATGNQKDISNLSNFGKNLGIAFQITDDLIGVMGDSKITKKPVGNDLREGKKSLPILMAIKLAKGEDRKMILKAFGNPKASKNELEKAVDVIRSLGIEKEVRRQALHYAEMAKKSLSNYSGTAKTELIDLLDFVVKRSV
- a CDS encoding UPF0147 family protein; this translates as MADEKQNKESMKEAIETLNQIATSHSTPKTIKKSITDLIVELNNEEYSLSVRANNTISLLDDVTQDPNMPSYVRTQLWQAVSKLESIRE
- a CDS encoding Rieske (2Fe-2S) protein, translated to MGKIIAGKTADVPPGKMIKVSIDGKEIMVANVDGTYCAMDDSCTHSGSSLSEGKLDGCNVICGWHGAQFDCKTGKLVKFPAKIRDVASYNVSVESDNIFLEM
- a CDS encoding helix-turn-helix transcriptional regulator, with product MADLIDKTANYVLDLASPQRLNILFKLLSKDSTPTEIAKELESTKQEVHRNFIRLEESGLIEKKNNGKYSTTTFGETVCTQVPTIVFFSQNRKYFEEHTFIDIPYKFKIRCGQLAVSQHVKGISKVLEQWKTIYKNSREYIYEILSEAPLDLIEPLVKQIKKGIKFQYIFSESTVVPKGRKDLLKKLGFSNLIEKGLIERKMAKNVQTVIVLNEKEACVLFPKNDGESDLTEMFYSDDPMFHEWCLDYFRFCWYGSDEFIESKLKE
- a CDS encoding isopentenyl phosphate kinase encodes the protein MILIKLGGSIITNKEKPLSPRKKVVENIAKNLKKINEPIIIVHGGGSFGHYWSVKYDMHTKPKKYDMHGVAVVKNSMIDLNKIILNAFVKNKMNPYSLPPTDFMSKNIPVIKKVKEITEIAKSGLIPITYGDALWHGNKKTYILSGDKIMTHLAKILKPRLVIFALNEDGLYSDLKTKKLIYELKGENPKISENKMDVTGGMTRKVDEASNIAKMGMNVFFVNGNKPERIVKAVKNNKYEGTLFRGKKNV
- a CDS encoding GNAT family N-acetyltransferase, which encodes MCTIRNAVDSDKSVILNFCHNTFSWGDYIQDVWNSWLSEGNLFIVDKEHPIGITHAFFSKNQVWIEGIRINPDFRRQGLAKKLVQHIELIAKEKQIPFSFMLIDIENYASLSMAKNLGYGIFQTWNFYSLIPQINNSHEIQFGNNFDQSKIPHYIKSWRWLPLDKKIILYFYKQNKIIFSDKSGPISIAVLTDSEHFDKILIVTLISGSLSNTLDLISYIQNYGAENKYQKIQILTRAKLSKINTLEHKITFNLMKKSVG
- the idi gene encoding isopentenyl-diphosphate Delta-isomerase; translated protein: MSDEYVILVDENDNPIGSEEKVKCHLPNGKLHRAFTALLFDKNGRLVLTRRAKEKMLWPEDWDGTVASHPREGETYISSAERRMPEEVGISCKMDYLMKFEYHVPYKNIGSENEICGTLIGIVDESTKFKMIEGEIDEIKWISASELLSEIKNNPKIYCPWMLIALIFLDRSENKMLEKYKDILSSWINSDLQTELKKAIQNHLPDDKWRLII
- a CDS encoding magnesium transporter CorA family protein yields the protein MKKGFITNRLHVGKKPQAVPVERKIETVEGKRFLWIDLQNPDRSDIEKLAETYRLNTLNIEDCMTKSELPKLDSYQDHFFVILHFPSLLRQPGISRNSQLSIFIGKDFLITVHQGDLKPLVDLVNICKNDLDAHRKERILGKSAEYLLHEIVDILVDELLHISRKVIANLDDLEDEVFDEKISVARSIALLRREINVMRRIANPLKKFVLEITKNIKKFSEEDDLSLYFDDVIDHIDKVIETLEESRETMEIYKDTDFMLSTEKTNKVLAALTIIFTFAIPGTVIGTFYGMNINLPGGLNDQVLFLGPYTVLILIILASTIPVALMFIYFKKLGWIGK
- a CDS encoding fumarylacetoacetate hydrolase family protein; its protein translation is MKIARLVHENNETYGFVKGDKVATKDEITYQTGVPIPQSIKDFLFDGWFDEIKNKIDTLSYEESLSNFKLLSPIPNPNKIICLAFNYIDHAKEQNLSPPDEPAIVLKPRTALNGTGSDIVCPDFVTQLDYEVELALIIGKNCKNINEKQAVDAIFGYMILNDVSARDIQFKDKQFTRGKSFDTFAPSGPWITTADEIKDPQNLKLTTKINGELRQNSSTNNMFIKIPEIVSRLSKVMTLEKGDIISTGTPAGVMLNKPNAVFLKNGDKVEMEIENLGILKNTIRFVNES